In one Nostoc cf. commune SO-36 genomic region, the following are encoded:
- a CDS encoding DUF192 domain-containing protein, whose amino-acid sequence MQIPKFQSKVDWYVAGFKMLNIAGPLAGMSVILFTAVVSYIETRPQKLPLQYKLTINNQTFYLEAANKPQELEKGLKWRNNLESDRGMLFNLGREYNNVPFWMHQVKVPLDIIYLKNNLVTTIIRNAPPCMKNPCPIYYGVAATQVLELKAGASNIQVGQKLMIEPIPKKL is encoded by the coding sequence ATGCAAATACCGAAATTTCAATCGAAAGTCGATTGGTATGTTGCTGGCTTTAAGATGCTAAACATTGCTGGCCCACTTGCTGGGATGTCAGTAATCTTGTTCACAGCAGTAGTATCTTATATAGAAACTCGCCCTCAAAAATTGCCCCTTCAGTATAAACTTACGATCAATAACCAGACTTTTTATTTAGAAGCGGCAAATAAACCACAAGAACTAGAGAAAGGACTCAAATGGAGAAATAATCTAGAGAGCGATCGCGGAATGTTGTTTAACTTAGGTCGAGAGTATAATAATGTACCCTTTTGGATGCACCAAGTCAAAGTGCCCTTAGACATCATATACCTTAAAAATAATCTGGTGACAACAATAATTCGCAATGCACCACCATGCATGAAAAATCCTTGTCCAATCTATTACGGTGTCGCTGCGACACAGGTTTTAGAACTAAAAGCGGGTGCTAGTAATATTCAAGTTGGGCAGAAATTGATGATAGAGCCTATACCTAAAAAGCTGTAA
- a CDS encoding ATP-binding protein: MSSELIKRIFSLREQNNPLIAVESPLQERISLLENLTKECINLGINCYIWMLEDDKLYQLLMSNSGLAFSEIKKYKRIAFKVVREDSFEILRFWKTTQLQGMLILEGIYPWLGQGATDADFFLTAEWIKSALINIKLYNDNSGKTALLLGSNASLKSDIAGLIPTITQELPTVEEISDYLPKILPDSITQAQINQIANTCVGMYLADTETGVKSALAIDKAPLGQGVGCGVWGVEKAQTTIFVQAPSSLHPRPYPQHPIFDNSELVKKVSAYKIELFKRVYNVEFLQPMTISVGGLELMQSAFKRYKRLLTPLAKSYNLRLPKGVLLIGPPGTGKSHSAKACSQILGLPLVIVEWGNFRSYGNMAEYKLKQLLALVDRINRIILYLDDFDKGFAGDDDLSRRLGGMLLTWMQERTSDVLIIASANNIQWLPPELTRSGRFDEIFKIDLPNNGERHEIFRIHLARFDKRFCNGEDAFTPEEWQRLLKVTHRCVGAEIQAIVEKAAISIFCQLFGEDTPALEDLPPLEITLTALLESRKNVNPLAIREADRIESMRNIADLQGLPSSPVDSSIYSVGDVDIFGN; the protein is encoded by the coding sequence ATGAGTTCAGAACTGATAAAAAGAATATTTTCTTTACGCGAACAAAATAATCCCTTAATAGCAGTGGAATCTCCATTGCAGGAGAGGATAAGCTTACTCGAAAACTTAACTAAAGAATGCATTAATCTTGGGATTAATTGTTATATCTGGATGTTAGAGGATGACAAATTGTACCAGTTATTAATGAGTAATTCGGGATTGGCATTCTCAGAAATTAAAAAGTACAAAAGAATCGCTTTTAAAGTTGTACGCGAAGATTCCTTTGAAATTTTGCGGTTTTGGAAGACAACCCAGTTGCAAGGGATGTTGATTTTGGAAGGGATATACCCGTGGCTAGGGCAAGGGGCGACGGATGCAGATTTCTTCCTGACAGCAGAATGGATTAAGTCAGCCCTGATTAACATTAAGCTTTACAATGATAACTCCGGTAAAACAGCTTTGTTGCTGGGGTCAAACGCAAGCCTCAAGTCAGATATAGCAGGTCTAATACCGACAATTACTCAAGAGCTACCCACAGTTGAGGAAATTAGCGATTATTTGCCAAAAATATTACCCGACTCAATTACACAAGCCCAAATTAATCAAATAGCGAATACTTGTGTAGGGATGTATTTGGCAGATACTGAAACAGGGGTAAAAAGTGCGCTAGCAATTGACAAAGCCCCTTTGGGGCAGGGTGTGGGGTGCGGGGTGTGGGGTGTAGAGAAAGCTCAAACAACCATCTTCGTACAAGCCCCGTCTTCACTACACCCAAGACCCTACCCCCAACACCCTATTTTTGACAACAGTGAATTAGTCAAAAAAGTTTCTGCTTATAAAATCGAGTTATTCAAACGAGTTTACAATGTGGAATTTCTGCAACCGATGACAATTTCAGTGGGGGGACTGGAATTAATGCAGTCAGCATTTAAGAGATACAAACGGCTCTTGACACCGTTGGCGAAGTCTTACAACTTGCGGCTACCAAAAGGTGTTTTACTGATTGGCCCACCCGGAACAGGTAAATCTCACTCAGCCAAGGCTTGTTCTCAAATACTGGGATTACCCTTAGTAATCGTGGAGTGGGGTAATTTCCGCAGTTATGGAAATATGGCAGAATACAAGCTTAAACAGTTATTAGCACTAGTAGACCGAATAAACCGTATAATCTTATACCTAGATGACTTTGATAAAGGATTTGCAGGTGATGATGATTTATCACGAAGACTAGGGGGGATGTTGCTAACCTGGATGCAGGAAAGAACAAGTGATGTATTAATAATTGCTTCAGCCAACAATATCCAATGGCTACCACCAGAGTTAACCAGAAGTGGGCGATTTGATGAAATATTCAAAATAGACTTACCAAATAACGGTGAGAGACATGAAATATTTAGGATTCATTTAGCCAGATTTGACAAGCGGTTTTGTAACGGTGAAGATGCCTTTACCCCAGAAGAATGGCAGAGATTATTGAAGGTGACACATCGTTGTGTCGGTGCAGAAATTCAGGCAATTGTCGAAAAGGCAGCAATCTCAATATTCTGTCAATTGTTTGGTGAAGATACTCCAGCACTAGAGGATTTGCCGCCATTAGAAATTACCCTAACTGCACTATTAGAATCAAGAAAAAACGTAAATCCCCTGGCAATACGTGAAGCTGACCGAATAGAAAGTATGCGTAATATTGCAGATTTGCAAGGATTACCATCTAGCCCCGTGGATTCATCAATATATAGCGTGGGCGATGTCGATATTTTTGGTAACTAA
- the mobV gene encoding MobV family relaxase, giving the protein MAYAIARLKKLKQKDIGSSASHTSRERETPNADLSVENIRFIGSNDPESRLEDLVMAKINEAPQHRKIRTDGVYCVEMLLSASPSYFRASCPNQAGYYEQNKLDVWLEATHQWLSEEYGSRIVRAELHLDEVTPHIHAYFVPVDDRGQLRCNHFFNGRQKIQAFQDSYYETMRLIGLERGLKGSRAKHEDIKDFYRIVETGRNLEVSELSLEQIKAKAADRDRAARQLQEMEATATSLAQANELLQQRLAQLEKEKEKYRQQTQQLRDLALEDVAWELGLDLESSQSNSWVGHGHIININGDKFQSASPGVEKGGGAIDLVIQVNNYNLRQGLAWLNERFGLQGAERAAIAAVKKQTADILQTEPTPKFVPPVEDKSKWLGVHDYLTHLCGLPSNFVHGFHQSGLIYADSKQNAVFVMRDLNQQVKGAYLEGSEFKGLAIGSDRTNSWFHFQLGERGTSKVEKVVLCSSTIDAFSYAMLEYSKTGSIPKQRTLYMALADPKSTPVERLEDISQIKTAFNSDEFGEATALAVKKLLPQVRRARPKTVSWNQDLLLEKSLQQQQQQQRKSEADLSL; this is encoded by the coding sequence ATGGCGTATGCGATCGCTCGTTTAAAAAAATTAAAGCAGAAGGATATAGGGAGTAGCGCATCTCACACATCTCGTGAGAGGGAGACACCGAACGCTGATTTGTCGGTAGAAAATATTAGGTTTATAGGCAGCAACGATCCCGAATCAAGGTTAGAAGATTTGGTGATGGCAAAGATAAATGAGGCTCCGCAACACAGGAAGATAAGGACTGACGGGGTTTATTGCGTGGAGATGTTGCTGAGTGCATCGCCAAGTTACTTTCGTGCTTCATGTCCAAATCAGGCAGGGTATTATGAGCAGAATAAGTTAGATGTTTGGCTAGAAGCGACGCACCAATGGTTGTCTGAGGAATACGGTTCGCGGATAGTCAGGGCAGAATTACATTTAGATGAAGTCACGCCACATATTCATGCTTACTTTGTGCCAGTGGATGACCGGGGTCAGCTACGGTGTAATCACTTTTTCAATGGGCGGCAGAAAATCCAGGCATTTCAGGACTCGTACTATGAAACGATGCGGCTGATTGGCTTGGAGAGGGGGTTGAAGGGTTCCAGAGCCAAGCACGAGGATATAAAGGATTTTTACCGGATAGTAGAAACGGGACGGAACCTGGAAGTCTCAGAGTTGAGTTTGGAGCAAATCAAAGCCAAAGCCGCAGATCGAGACAGGGCAGCCCGACAACTTCAAGAAATGGAAGCAACAGCTACTTCCCTGGCTCAAGCTAATGAACTGCTTCAACAACGCCTTGCCCAATTAGAGAAAGAGAAAGAAAAATATCGACAACAAACTCAGCAGTTGCGTGACTTAGCCTTGGAGGATGTAGCTTGGGAGTTGGGTTTAGACTTAGAATCCAGCCAATCTAACTCTTGGGTAGGTCATGGCCACATCATTAATATAAATGGGGATAAATTTCAGTCCGCCTCCCCAGGAGTAGAAAAGGGGGGTGGGGCAATTGACTTAGTAATTCAGGTGAACAATTACAATTTGCGGCAGGGTTTGGCGTGGCTGAATGAGAGATTTGGACTTCAGGGGGCAGAACGAGCAGCGATCGCAGCAGTCAAGAAACAAACAGCAGATATTCTTCAAACCGAACCAACCCCCAAGTTTGTCCCACCAGTTGAGGATAAAAGCAAGTGGCTTGGAGTACATGATTACTTGACTCACTTGTGCGGGCTACCATCAAACTTTGTACACGGATTTCATCAATCGGGGTTGATTTACGCTGACTCTAAGCAAAATGCAGTGTTTGTAATGCGAGATTTAAACCAACAAGTTAAAGGGGCTTACCTTGAGGGAAGTGAATTTAAGGGCTTGGCAATTGGAAGCGATCGCACAAACAGTTGGTTCCATTTCCAGTTGGGGGAGCGAGGAACGAGCAAAGTAGAAAAAGTGGTACTTTGTTCCTCAACGATTGATGCTTTCTCATACGCAATGTTGGAATATTCCAAAACTGGGTCAATACCAAAACAGCGAACACTGTACATGGCACTTGCTGACCCCAAAAGTACACCAGTGGAGCGATTAGAGGATATTTCTCAAATCAAAACAGCGTTCAACTCCGATGAATTCGGGGAAGCCACGGCACTAGCTGTTAAGAAATTACTGCCCCAGGTTAGACGCGCTAGACCCAAAACAGTCTCTTGGAATCAGGATCTGTTACTTGAAAAGTCCCTACAGCAACAACAGCAACAACAGCGTAAGTCAGAGGCAGATTTGAGTCTTTAG
- a CDS encoding ParM/StbA family protein translates to MNIPNSSQVKPGIKLVLSCDLGGSQVKAIAQIYPDGIPCVLAMSPEIADVSIDSINSFSVQTFQNISTWVGVGDEYYVLGTIAKEVFAGSAALRDNKYHYAIPKIAGILSMAYQKFGINHNHVDVFIQILLPPGEVNDARNLTTSLKQILKLGVLTPNGRLKGKLRNFCVAAEGSGILTYRSRTLGKTYIQKNVGILMLGYRNASFALSAQGNPAKSESTDLGMSWVINSFVERTAVGLSKNDSRLVTAILAAAKGNFDAFRPLSRKATPEGVQFDLNLFQKVLPSIRDEYCRALVRWIRNIAVLDEILICGGTAEYVKKELTDHFHKEATPIVWNGGVQFPAPLDTKGLGERVADVWTAHITYILMLDKNFAYDRKQDLVPDPNKPRPSIPTSGLAQLREYAKKREAEQPLNS, encoded by the coding sequence ATGAACATTCCCAATTCCTCCCAAGTCAAACCTGGGATTAAGTTAGTTTTGTCCTGTGATTTGGGTGGTAGCCAAGTCAAAGCGATTGCTCAAATTTACCCTGATGGCATTCCCTGTGTACTGGCGATGTCGCCGGAAATTGCAGATGTATCAATTGACTCGATTAACAGCTTTTCTGTACAAACTTTTCAAAACATTAGTACCTGGGTTGGCGTAGGTGATGAATATTATGTCTTAGGTACAATTGCCAAAGAAGTCTTCGCTGGTAGTGCTGCACTTAGAGATAACAAATATCACTATGCCATTCCCAAGATTGCTGGTATTTTATCAATGGCTTACCAAAAGTTTGGTATAAACCATAATCATGTTGATGTTTTTATTCAAATCTTGTTACCGCCTGGGGAAGTCAATGATGCTCGTAATCTGACAACTTCCTTAAAACAAATTCTCAAACTTGGAGTACTCACACCTAATGGTCGTTTGAAGGGCAAGTTACGCAATTTTTGTGTTGCTGCTGAAGGTAGTGGCATTCTCACCTATCGTAGCCGTACTCTTGGCAAAACCTATATTCAAAAAAATGTTGGAATCCTTATGTTGGGCTATCGCAATGCTAGTTTTGCTCTTTCTGCTCAAGGTAATCCAGCTAAGAGCGAATCTACTGATTTAGGCATGAGTTGGGTAATCAATTCATTTGTTGAGCGTACTGCTGTTGGTTTGTCGAAAAATGATTCACGTTTAGTCACAGCAATCCTCGCAGCAGCCAAGGGCAACTTTGATGCTTTTCGTCCCTTGTCCCGCAAAGCCACACCTGAAGGTGTCCAATTTGATTTAAATTTATTTCAAAAAGTTCTCCCCTCAATTCGTGATGAGTACTGCCGCGCTCTTGTTCGCTGGATTAGAAATATTGCTGTCCTAGATGAAATTCTCATTTGTGGCGGGACTGCTGAGTATGTCAAAAAAGAATTAACTGACCACTTCCACAAAGAAGCTACTCCCATTGTTTGGAATGGCGGTGTACAATTCCCTGCTCCTCTTGATACTAAGGGTCTTGGTGAGCGCGTTGCTGATGTTTGGACGGCGCACATTACTTATATATTGATGCTAGACAAGAACTTTGCTTATGACCGCAAACAAGATTTAGTCCCTGACCCCAATAAACCACGCCCCTCTATCCCTACCTCTGGTCTTGCCCAACTCCGTGAATATGCCAAAAAACGTGAGGCTGAACAACCTTTAAACAGTTGA
- a CDS encoding P63C domain-containing protein, which translates to MAKKNFAAAQAVEVYIGNYRFDAIRIVETKEYRMSQNQILSIIGINRNWLIMLPLKSPKLNEKLTQQGLNHVTLPAEYTVNGVGTRAETISINDVRIIWRYFDTKGNLQAQRLIDALAEDSLTSRFEQVWGEQRTVEQRRIDDCRILSTPCPWTKMFEAEFEENLARISKLHKKHIKNGLYYWEFIYSWMTPEEKAKLDTVNPVLASGRRKYKIHQMLSHETKERLSPHVTSVLILMKSANSVAELRRLVQRQYGVDQPNLFDGWDIK; encoded by the coding sequence ATGGCTAAGAAAAATTTTGCCGCAGCCCAAGCAGTTGAGGTGTACATCGGCAACTATCGGTTTGACGCAATCAGAATTGTTGAGACGAAAGAGTACCGGATGTCTCAAAATCAAATTCTTTCAATTATAGGTATAAATCGTAACTGGTTAATCATGTTACCTTTGAAGTCACCTAAACTGAATGAAAAGCTTACACAGCAAGGCTTAAATCATGTTACACTCCCTGCGGAATATACTGTTAATGGTGTAGGAACTCGTGCTGAAACGATATCAATAAATGATGTTAGAATCATTTGGCGGTATTTCGACACGAAAGGAAACCTACAAGCTCAAAGGTTGATTGATGCACTTGCTGAGGACTCACTCACGAGTAGATTCGAGCAAGTCTGGGGTGAGCAACGCACAGTTGAGCAACGCCGGATAGATGATTGCCGCATTCTCTCTACACCTTGCCCGTGGACAAAGATGTTTGAGGCTGAGTTTGAAGAGAATTTGGCTCGGATCAGTAAGCTGCACAAAAAGCACATTAAAAATGGCTTGTACTATTGGGAATTCATTTATAGTTGGATGACACCAGAGGAAAAAGCCAAGCTCGACACTGTTAATCCCGTTCTTGCAAGTGGGCGAAGGAAGTACAAAATACATCAAATGCTTTCTCATGAAACAAAGGAGAGATTATCCCCACATGTCACATCAGTGCTGATTTTAATGAAGTCAGCCAATTCGGTAGCAGAACTGAGGCGGCTGGTGCAGCGACAGTATGGGGTAGATCAACCGAATCTGTTTGATGGCTGGGATATTAAATAG